Genomic segment of Roseofilum reptotaenium CS-1145:
AATATTTGCCCGGAAAAAAACTGGAGAAGAAGGAGAAACCAGAGGAAAATAGAGGTGATTGTATGCCTCAAAGCCCGGTCAGTGTCTAGAATATCCAGTGAAGGGTAATTGATGACTAAAAATGCCCATCACCGGATGTAGGTAAAGTAAAAATGCTACCATAAGGACAAGGATTCAATAGCAATGAGGGTCAGACTATTTCGGATAGCAAATAATATCTTTGACTCGAAGCGGGAAAGAATTTGAGTAGATGTAAACGTTCTTCAGTCAGATTAGAAACCTGTGCCTTTCCCGATTGAAAAAACCAGTGAATTGACTGAAAACACTGGAAAATCCAACGGAGAGTGGGTCGATGAGTTGGGCGACCTAATTGATTTTTTACTGTGGATTGAGTCCGGGTTAAACTGTGGCGTAGTTGACGTTGACCCAAGGTATAAATCAGTAAACACAAACCCATGATTAACCCCAAAGCTTCGATGGGGTGAGCCGATTTGAGAAAGACACTATCGGTTAAGAAATAGGGGTCTTTCAGAAACCTAAACCCCCGTTCTACTGATTGTTGTCCTTTATATTGAGAGAACATATCCTCAGCAGTGAGTTGGTTTTCATCAGTGATATTTGTTGCCAGAATGAAGCGACCAGCTTGCTTCTTATCGGGCTGAATTTTAACCTGGCTTGCCGTAACTTTACCCTCAACTTTATAACTGACATTGCCTTCAGATTTATCGGAGACTTCCAGGATTTTAATTGATTTCAGTTCGTGATATTTGGATTTCTTGAGCAGTTTGTCTGCTGCTCGTTTGACATCGGGGATACAAGCAAATCTTTGACGGCTTAACTCCACTAGGGCTTTCTGAGCTTCACCATGTACTGTGCCGATTTCTAATTCATAGATTTTCACCGCTTCGATAGCCACAGATACGAAAGTTTCGTTGATTCCTCTTTGGTACAGTTAGTCTAAGACTCTTCCCAATCTATCGTCATTAAAATATTCTACTTTCGCTCCCGGTCCAATTAAATGCTCTATGGCTTTTCCTTGAAAGAATTGGCTAAATAAATATAAAGGAGATGAGACTAATCCTAATCCATTTAATATCATCTCTTTTACCACTTGAGGTGAGTTACCAACGTTTCATCGAATGGATACCCTCATCTCTAGTCCCTTTATGCGCTTATCTCGACAGTTGTTTTGGAGCTGCACGGGCATTAGCTTTATTGATGCCACCCGCTTAAAAGTCTGCCCCTCTCGTCGTATTAATCGTCATCGAGTCTTCAAAAATTTAGCCGCTCGAGGTAAAACCTCTATGGGTTGGTTCTACGGATTTAAGCTTCATTTGGTGGTCAGTATCCGGCGAGCTACTCAATGCTCAACTAACCCCAGGTAATACGGATGACTGTAAACCGGTAGAAGGGCTATTGAGCTACCTCCAGGGTAAAGTATTTGCCGATAGAGGCTATGTGAGCAAAAAACTCGCCCAACAACTGCGGCAAAATTTTGACATCCAGTTTTTTGCTAAACCCCGATGTAATATGAAGAATCAATTAATGCGTCTGACTGATAAACTCCTCAGCGGCAAGCACTCCATTGTGGAAACGGTGATTGACCAACTCAAGAACATTTCTCAAATCGAACACTCTCGTCACCGTAGTCCGGTGAACTGCTTTGTCAACATTATTTGTGGATTGATTGCTTATTGCCATCAAGCGAAGAAGCCTCGACTTCATTTAGAGTGGGCTTTGCCCCCTTCTGCTTAACTCGAACTCAGGTTATTACTAGGATCTTGGGCAATCCATCATAACCCCGGTTCTTGTTCCTAGATTGGGCGTAGCTGGATTTGCGTAATCCATTTGACCTACGGTAACCAGGGATATTGGCGGAAATCAGGAGATCTCTTCTCTAAAAAGGCTTGTTTGCCTTCTGCACCTTCCTCTGTCATGTAATAGAGTAGGGTCGCATTCCCCGCAAGTTCCTGTAGGCCGGCTTGGCCGTCACAGTCGGCATTAAAAGCCGCTTTTAAGCAGCGAATGGCAATCGGACTTTTTTGTAAAATTTCTTGCGCCCATTGAATACCTTCTACTTCTAATTGTTCTACCGGAACCATATGATTAACTAAACCCATGTCTAGGGCTTGTTGGGCCGTATACTGGCGACAGAGAAACCAGATTTCCCGTGCTTTTTTTTGACCGACAATACGCGCTAAATAACTGGCTCCAAACCCCCCGTCAAAGCTACCGACTTTCGGCCCCGTTTGCCCAAAAATGGCATTATCAGCCGCCAGAGTTAGATCGCAGATTAGGTGTAATACATGACCACCCCCGATCGCATATCCAGCCACTAATGCAATTACCACTTTAGGCATCGACCGGATTAATCGCTGTAAATCGAGTACATTGAGACGAGGCACTCCTGAATCATCTACATATCCCGCTGTGCCTCGGACGCTCTGGTCTCCACCAGAACAAAACGCATATTTCCCATCCGTATGGGGGCCAGCCCCTGTCAACAAGACTACCCCAATTTGAGCATCTTCTCTTGCGTCGCAAAAAGCCTCATAGAGTTCAAATACAGTTTTGGGACGAAAAGCGTTGCGTTTATGGGGACGGTTAATGGTAATTTTGGCGATACCATCAGTTTTGTGATAGAGAATATCTTCGTAAGTTTTGACGCTTTCCCAGTTAACAGTCATAAATGCGATCGCACCTTATAATCAAGACTTAAGGATTTTACCTCATTCCTTAACCCATTCATGTGGACGACAGCGAGTCGTTGTAGTTGTGGTAGACAATAACTTTACTATACAAGCCCCCCACCTAGTTTTGACAGGGCTGTTTTTGAGCAAGCTTGCTCTCTATTGTTTTATAATCGCCAGAAATCACTCTCAAACAACCCTGCCGGATTTTGGCAAAGGTATTGAAAATGAAAACAGGGTTTCTAAAACTTCATCGGGGGAATGATAGCCTAAACCATAACAAGCACGGTTACGCCAGATAATGGCTGGAAGATGTCCCACAGGTGCAGAGAGGGAAAACCTGAGTTGATCCATACTTAACCATTTTGACTGAATGCGCCAGCCAATGCGATCGCAAAATACCTCATAATGGCGATCGCACTCTTCCCAAATCCACTCCTGTACCCCAAACCCAAACCGACCTTCGCTATACTCATACCACAGCCTATCCAATGTCTCCATGTCTATCTTCGGCAGCGCCTCTATCTCCTCCAGTGCTAGATCGTCCCCTTCCTCATATCCTACCAGCGCCAACAACAATAACCAGGTATACTCATTCGCCTCTTGCCAACTCCCTGCCTCCAGTAACGACACCAGATGACTATAGTCCATCCCCACCTCAGATGGCCAATGATTTGGCTCTGAATCCCCCTTTAACTTTCGCAATTCAAACAAAACCTCATACAAGAGGTTTCTCAACTCTTCTCGCTCCTGAGCCGCAATTTCTAGTTGCTGTTGTAACCCAGTTTGTTCCGTTTCCTCCTCTGGTAATACCATCGACTCATCAATCCAAATCGAACCATTTTCCAACTGCTTCCCTATCAGCCTTCCCTGTTTCCACCAGCGCCAAGCCGTCTTATAGGAAACCCCCATCTGTTGAGCATAATTCGATAATGTTATTTGCCGTTCTTGTTCCACAACCCAAGGTCAAAATCTTTAACTGGCAGGATGTACCACACGAATCAACTGACTGCTTAAGTCTTCTGCTGGGGCGATCGCATCATTAATCCGAATTGCCATACGAAAACGATCCATATCATTAGTACAAACAATAATACCGCAATGGCTGGGATTTGCACGGTGTAATTGAATAAAATCTTGGCGATTTAGAGTCAATACTGCACGGTTATTACGAATCGCGAAATCTAACACCTGATCGTCAGGTATTCCCAAGTTAGCATTTCCTGCGTCTTGTACAGTCAATACATTATGTTCCATCATCCGGAGTCGCTCGCTGACTTGTCGAGGAAATTGTTCGTCAGCATATAAACGAGCCATCAAGCAACCTCATTATTCCTGTGAATTGATGCGGCAATTTCTTCCGGATAAGCATCCGCATAAGCCCAAGCATTGACCAAATCAGCCGCCGTAATATGAGGATAGTCTTGCAAAAGTTGGGCTTCATCAATACCCAGTTGCTGGGCTTCAACCAATAGCCAAACAGCGATTCGAGTTCCAGCGATACAAGATTCTCCACCACAAACCCCAGGGGTTTTCGTGATGCCTTTGCCACTGAGACGGAGACTTTGGGTTAACCGCTGAACCATGGCTGCTTTTTCAGCAAGCGATAGAGTCAGCAGTTGCTCTTCTAGTTCTTTGCTAGTCATGGACGATAGCAATAGTGAGAGGGTAATTCAATTTTAGGCTAACTGGCCTCACTTTGACTTCCCGTGACCGCCGAAACGGATGCCAATAAAGACATCGTAGAGGAAACTCCCAAAACTCTGTTTTTCGAGAAGTCCGAGGGTTTGGGTGCAGCCTTTGCGGTCTAATAGAGGTTTCATCACCTGATAGGTTTTTTCATAGTAGTACCAGGGAATGGAGGGCCAAAGATGATGCACGAGATGATAGTTTTGCCCGAAAATTAACAGATTCAGGATGGGACTCGGATAAACTCTGGCGTTTTTCCAACGAGCGGTTTCATGGAAGGGACGATGGGGAAGATAGTCGAAGAATAAGCCTAGGGCTAAACCAACAATACCACTAGGAACAAACCAAAAGTTGAGGATATAGCTCAGGAAACCCCAATGATAGGCGGCAGCAACGATCGCCACCAAAAATAAACGGCTGAGAAACCATTCGAGTAGCTCATTATTTTTCCAGAGTTTGCGCCGGAAAAAGTAGATTTCGTGGTAGAAAAAGCGGGCGTTGATTAACCAGAGCGGGCCCCCTGTAGAGACGAAGTGATCGGGGTCGTTTTCGGGGTCGTTGACGTTGGCGTGATGCTCAATGTGGACGCGGGTAAAGACCGGAAAGGCAAAACCAAGCATCAGAGCGCTACCATGGCCGAGAATGGCGTTCAGCAGGCGATCGCGGTGTGCAGCCTTATGGGAGGCATCATGAATAATAGTGCCGGCTAAATGCAACGCCAAGATACTCTCGATAAACGAGAGCCAATGGGGTAAACCTGCCCACCAATATCCCCACACTGACAGCCCAATTAAGATTAGAGCTGCCAAGAACATGATCACATTGAGATTGAAAAACGTCTCAGGTGGATGAAGCAACTCTTTGGGAACGGTCAGGGGTCTCTGTGCCTCCGACACCATCATGCGATTCGGTACTCCTTCGTTTAACTGGTACAAATAAGCCTTTGGGTAGTATAGAGGATGAGGGGGAAATAATAAAGTTTTGTAACATCAACTCATTTAATGAAACTGGGCGGGTATACCTCGATCGCCTTTAT
This window contains:
- a CDS encoding IS1634 family transposase, whose translation is MAIEAVKIYELEIGTVHGEAQKALVELSRQRFACIPDVKRAADKLLKKSKYHELKSIKILEVSDKSEGNVSYKVEGKVTASQVKIQPDKKQAGRFILATNITDENQLTAEDMFSQYKGQQSVERGFRFLKDPYFLTDSVFLKSAHPIEALGLIMGLCLLIYTLGQRQLRHSLTRTQSTVKNQLGRPTHRPTLRWIFQCFQSIHWFFQSGKAQVSNLTEERLHLLKFFPASSQRYYLLSEIV
- a CDS encoding DUF4277 domain-containing protein, whose translation is MILNGLGLVSSPLYLFSQFFQGKAIEHLIGPGAKVEYFNDDRLGRVLD
- the menB gene encoding 1,4-dihydroxy-2-naphthoyl-CoA synthase, whose protein sequence is MTVNWESVKTYEDILYHKTDGIAKITINRPHKRNAFRPKTVFELYEAFCDAREDAQIGVVLLTGAGPHTDGKYAFCSGGDQSVRGTAGYVDDSGVPRLNVLDLQRLIRSMPKVVIALVAGYAIGGGHVLHLICDLTLAADNAIFGQTGPKVGSFDGGFGASYLARIVGQKKAREIWFLCRQYTAQQALDMGLVNHMVPVEQLEVEGIQWAQEILQKSPIAIRCLKAAFNADCDGQAGLQELAGNATLLYYMTEEGAEGKQAFLEKRSPDFRQYPWLP
- a CDS encoding GUN4 domain-containing protein; protein product: MEQERQITLSNYAQQMGVSYKTAWRWWKQGRLIGKQLENGSIWIDESMVLPEEETEQTGLQQQLEIAAQEREELRNLLYEVLFELRKLKGDSEPNHWPSEVGMDYSHLVSLLEAGSWQEANEYTWLLLLALVGYEEGDDLALEEIEALPKIDMETLDRLWYEYSEGRFGFGVQEWIWEECDRHYEVFCDRIGWRIQSKWLSMDQLRFSLSAPVGHLPAIIWRNRACYGLGYHSPDEVLETLFSFSIPLPKSGRVV
- a CDS encoding DUF5615 family PIN-like protein, which gives rise to MARLYADEQFPRQVSERLRMMEHNVLTVQDAGNANLGIPDDQVLDFAIRNNRAVLTLNRQDFIQLHRANPSHCGIIVCTNDMDRFRMAIRINDAIAPAEDLSSQLIRVVHPAS
- a CDS encoding DUF433 domain-containing protein: MTSKELEEQLLTLSLAEKAAMVQRLTQSLRLSGKGITKTPGVCGGESCIAGTRIAVWLLVEAQQLGIDEAQLLQDYPHITAADLVNAWAYADAYPEEIAASIHRNNEVA
- the crtR gene encoding beta-carotene hydroxylase; the encoded protein is MMVSEAQRPLTVPKELLHPPETFFNLNVIMFLAALILIGLSVWGYWWAGLPHWLSFIESILALHLAGTIIHDASHKAAHRDRLLNAILGHGSALMLGFAFPVFTRVHIEHHANVNDPENDPDHFVSTGGPLWLINARFFYHEIYFFRRKLWKNNELLEWFLSRLFLVAIVAAAYHWGFLSYILNFWFVPSGIVGLALGLFFDYLPHRPFHETARWKNARVYPSPILNLLIFGQNYHLVHHLWPSIPWYYYEKTYQVMKPLLDRKGCTQTLGLLEKQSFGSFLYDVFIGIRFGGHGKSK